The following proteins come from a genomic window of Candidatus Francisella endociliophora:
- a CDS encoding trimeric intracellular cation channel family protein encodes MHHIGITTPYIFTIMFMAGIIAESMTGVISSSRRNMDAFGVIAIALTTALGGGIVRDLLLGNLPVTIILYPHYIVICLFFSIIAIFTQKYINKFYKVFLILDSVGLIAFAYIGSNIAYTICTNIFEMNFFSVLVVGIVIAVLNGVAGGIMRDMICNDIPVAFKSELYASVAGIVGGMNIVFIYLNINLYISAAIIISIGLTIRIMSIVYKWKLPII; translated from the coding sequence ATGCATCATATAGGTATTACAACCCCGTATATTTTTACTATAATGTTTATGGCTGGGATAATTGCTGAAAGTATGACAGGTGTAATATCTTCATCACGAAGAAACATGGATGCTTTTGGTGTAATAGCAATTGCGTTAACTACAGCTTTAGGAGGTGGTATTGTTAGAGATCTTTTATTGGGTAATCTTCCTGTAACAATCATCTTATATCCTCATTATATCGTTATATGTTTATTCTTTTCTATTATTGCTATTTTTACTCAAAAATATATCAATAAATTTTACAAAGTTTTTTTAATTCTTGATTCAGTTGGTCTAATAGCATTTGCGTATATTGGTAGCAATATAGCTTATACAATTTGCACAAATATTTTTGAAATGAACTTTTTTAGTGTCCTTGTTGTTGGAATTGTTATTGCAGTACTTAACGGAGTTGCTGGAGGTATTATGCGAGATATGATTTGTAATGATATCCCAGTAGCTTTTAAATCAGAGCTTTATGCATCTGTAGCTGGGATAGTTGGAGGCATGAATATTGTTTTTATATACTTAAATATAAACCTATATATTAGTGCTGCAATTATTATAAGTATTGGTTTAACAATTAGAATTATGTCTATAGTATATAAATGGAAATTGCCAATTATATAA
- the rsmD gene encoding 16S rRNA (guanine(966)-N(2))-methyltransferase RsmD, translating to MKTNTIRVISGKYKNRRLKFPNINGLRPTSDQLKETIFNWLTPYIHDSVCIDAFAGSGSLGIESLSRGASKAIFYELNFKALQQIKENLTTLDIQNFEIHKTDSIKALAALDKKEGSIIIFLDPPFNKNIAPKALSSILQNQSIPAGTLIYIETEKQAEYNLEGFEIVKEKSTSNILAKLLKKI from the coding sequence GTGAAAACTAATACTATTCGCGTAATATCTGGCAAATATAAGAATCGTCGCTTAAAATTCCCGAATATTAATGGTTTACGTCCGACTTCTGATCAACTCAAAGAAACTATCTTTAACTGGCTTACACCATATATTCATGATAGTGTTTGCATAGATGCTTTTGCTGGCAGTGGCAGTCTTGGCATAGAAAGTCTTTCTCGTGGTGCTTCAAAAGCTATTTTTTACGAGCTGAATTTCAAGGCATTACAACAAATCAAAGAAAATTTAACTACATTGGATATACAAAACTTTGAAATACACAAAACAGATAGTATAAAAGCTCTTGCTGCTTTAGATAAAAAAGAAGGATCTATAATCATCTTTCTTGACCCACCATTTAACAAAAATATTGCTCCTAAAGCACTAAGTTCAATCTTACAAAATCAAAGTATCCCAGCTGGTACATTGATATATATAGAGACCGAAAAACAAGCTGAGTATAACTTAGAAGGCTTTGAAATCGTAAAGGAAAAAAGTACATCAAATATCTTAGCTAAATTGCTTAAAAAAATTTAA